The Candidatus Saccharibacteria bacterium genome has a segment encoding these proteins:
- the dnaG gene encoding DNA primase — protein MDAVSDIKAKLALEDVVADYLELKRSGSNLKALSPFSQEKTPSFMVSPAKQIWHDFSSNKGGDMFTFIQEVEGVEFKEALELLARKAGLNLDDYQTKRGPGREVKKQYERALNLSARFYQEQLIHNKAALDYVTKKRGFNKQSIIDFNIGYAPNKTDALSKYLLSKDIDTETIVKSGLAVERRGRLVDMFRGRVLVALADRSGSPIGFTGRQLIDGDGPKYINTAQTILYDKSRHVFGLHLAKDAIRKQDLSVLAEGNLDVVSAHQAGFKNVVATAGTALTIQQLKSLKHLSKNIALAFDGDEAGVRATIRAIPLAQGEGITLYVLNIPKGSDPDDIIQNNPADWEEIVTSKVYAPEWLRIYYLDQYDLKTAQGKKLYADAMMNLLLFLKDPVEQEHYLDVVAKDIKSSKAAVAERFSNFSRSPKKPKKPIKTSTVATPPRQGVVANDLLALSLRYPAARAVLQPLSEDVWQTEPQRAVFTVLQNSNKLADQLESELKEHDNFVKVLQLIAEQRYDDWRTADVIVEADQLSLSLNELKYKQNKTTITEQIRAAEERGDWDTAKELLEQWQDS, from the coding sequence ATGGACGCTGTTTCTGACATTAAAGCAAAGCTTGCACTCGAGGATGTTGTAGCAGACTACCTGGAGCTTAAACGTTCTGGCAGCAACTTAAAGGCCTTAAGTCCGTTTAGCCAAGAAAAAACTCCAAGTTTTATGGTGAGTCCTGCTAAACAGATTTGGCACGACTTTAGTTCGAATAAAGGTGGCGACATGTTCACGTTTATTCAAGAGGTTGAAGGCGTTGAGTTTAAAGAAGCCCTAGAGCTGTTAGCACGTAAGGCTGGTCTTAATTTAGACGACTATCAAACAAAACGTGGACCAGGGCGAGAGGTAAAAAAACAATACGAACGAGCACTAAATTTGAGTGCTCGCTTTTACCAAGAACAATTGATACATAATAAAGCAGCCCTCGATTACGTCACTAAAAAGCGTGGTTTTAATAAACAATCGATTATTGATTTTAATATTGGTTACGCACCAAACAAAACAGATGCACTGTCAAAATACCTACTGTCCAAAGATATTGATACAGAAACTATCGTCAAAAGCGGTTTAGCTGTTGAGCGTCGGGGCCGTTTGGTGGATATGTTTAGAGGCCGGGTATTGGTTGCGTTAGCAGATAGATCTGGCAGCCCAATTGGGTTTACTGGTCGTCAGCTAATTGATGGCGATGGACCAAAGTACATTAACACCGCACAAACTATTTTGTACGACAAGAGTCGTCATGTCTTTGGCTTACATCTTGCGAAAGATGCCATACGAAAACAGGATTTAAGTGTACTTGCAGAAGGAAACCTTGATGTAGTTAGCGCTCATCAAGCTGGTTTTAAAAATGTAGTAGCAACCGCTGGAACAGCGTTAACAATCCAGCAGTTGAAGTCGCTCAAACATCTTTCAAAGAATATTGCATTGGCATTTGACGGTGACGAAGCGGGAGTACGAGCAACAATTCGGGCAATACCGCTGGCACAGGGTGAAGGAATAACTTTGTATGTGCTAAATATTCCAAAGGGCAGTGACCCAGACGACATAATTCAAAATAATCCTGCAGATTGGGAAGAAATTGTTACAAGCAAGGTGTATGCCCCAGAATGGTTACGAATTTACTATCTTGACCAATATGATTTAAAAACCGCTCAGGGTAAAAAACTGTATGCAGATGCAATGATGAATTTATTGTTATTTCTTAAAGATCCAGTTGAGCAAGAGCATTATTTGGATGTTGTAGCTAAAGATATTAAATCCTCAAAAGCAGCAGTGGCAGAGCGGTTTTCGAACTTTTCTCGCTCACCAAAAAAGCCCAAAAAACCAATTAAAACCAGTACGGTTGCTACGCCGCCGCGCCAAGGAGTAGTGGCGAATGATCTGTTAGCGCTGAGCTTGCGATACCCAGCGGCACGGGCGGTGCTACAGCCGTTAAGCGAAGACGTGTGGCAAACAGAACCACAACGAGCTGTATTTACGGTTTTGCAAAACAGCAACAAACTGGCCGATCAACTAGAGTCAGAATTGAAGGAACACGATAATTTTGTTAAAGTACTACAGTTAATTGCTGAGCAGCGATACGATGACTGGCGAACAGCTGACGTAATAGTCGAAGCCGACCAACTTTCACTCAGCCTAAATGAACTCAAATACAAGCAAAACAAAACAACAATAACCGAACAAATTCGCGCAGCAGAAGAGCGTGGAGACTGGGATACAGCAAAAGAATTGCTTGAACAGTGGCAAGATAGTTAA
- a CDS encoding DNA-3-methyladenine glycosylase I has product MGLGSRTAKTSARTAQSLKANFSSVDVPSGTPFSDKNAYKPTGSVHEPGLSAQETSHADRTHFEFLVLEGAQAGLSWITILKRRQGYRRAFANFDPKVVANFSDNKLEELRQDTGIIRNKLKIKSARTNARVFLDIQKQYGSFNTYIWAFVGGEQKVNEWQSDDEVPATSIESDYLSKDLKKRGMSFVGSTIMYAHMQACGLVFDHTASCFKYKQLQNEKKMVKI; this is encoded by the coding sequence GTGGGGCTTGGCTCCAGGACGGCAAAAACCAGCGCACGAACCGCCCAGTCACTTAAAGCCAATTTTTCTTCGGTTGACGTACCTTCAGGTACGCCTTTCTCAGATAAAAATGCCTATAAGCCAACTGGCTCGGTCCATGAACCAGGTCTTTCAGCCCAAGAGACAAGCCATGCCGACAGAACACATTTTGAGTTCTTAGTTTTAGAGGGGGCACAAGCTGGTTTAAGCTGGATAACAATTTTAAAACGGCGCCAAGGTTACAGGCGAGCATTTGCTAATTTTGACCCAAAAGTTGTAGCTAATTTTAGCGACAATAAGCTTGAAGAGTTGCGACAGGACACTGGGATTATTCGAAATAAACTAAAGATAAAGTCTGCTCGGACGAATGCTCGTGTTTTTTTAGATATTCAAAAGCAATACGGCAGCTTTAATACTTATATTTGGGCTTTTGTAGGCGGTGAACAAAAGGTTAATGAGTGGCAGTCTGATGATGAAGTTCCGGCTACAAGTATAGAGTCTGATTATTTAAGCAAAGATTTAAAAAAGCGAGGTATGAGTTTTGTTGGTAGCACAATTATGTATGCGCACATGCAGGCCTGCGGATTGGTGTTTGACCACACAGCTAGCTGCTTCAAGTATAAACAGTTGCAAAATGAAAAAAAGATGGTTAAAATATAA
- a CDS encoding inositol monophosphatase → MPYREFIEKSLLKAGEIAEDYFGKVEARSKDSDPNQVLTDADIAIGKLLVSEVATEFPDHNIIDEEAGVVDNSSQYTWVIDPIEATSNFAAGLPYYGIMIGLLDRDEPIAGGVYAPAMNRMYLAEKDKGATCNGSPIAVSKNATLAEQLVSFGIDSNPDNPELTKKQCSVLADIVLACRNMRNTGCEALDPMHVAEGALGARVNTTSKIWDNVGPQIIASEAGALWTTANGEPIDYSNPLNRIDQNFTFCVASPAIQKQLTEIIAGRLD, encoded by the coding sequence ATGCCGTACCGTGAATTTATCGAAAAATCACTTCTAAAAGCCGGTGAAATTGCTGAAGACTATTTTGGAAAAGTAGAAGCACGAAGTAAGGATTCTGACCCAAATCAGGTTTTAACCGATGCAGATATTGCGATCGGCAAGCTCCTTGTTTCCGAGGTAGCTACAGAGTTTCCTGACCACAATATTATCGACGAAGAAGCTGGTGTAGTAGATAACAGCTCGCAATATACGTGGGTGATCGACCCAATAGAAGCAACGAGCAACTTTGCAGCAGGGCTGCCATATTACGGAATAATGATCGGGCTTCTGGACCGGGACGAACCAATAGCTGGCGGTGTTTATGCGCCTGCCATGAACCGCATGTACTTAGCAGAAAAAGACAAAGGGGCTACGTGCAACGGTAGCCCAATTGCGGTTTCAAAAAATGCCACACTAGCTGAACAACTTGTTTCGTTCGGTATTGATTCTAATCCAGATAATCCCGAACTTACTAAAAAACAATGTTCTGTGCTTGCAGACATTGTTCTGGCTTGTAGAAATATGAGAAACACAGGCTGCGAAGCCCTAGACCCAATGCATGTTGCAGAAGGCGCTCTTGGTGCACGTGTAAACACTACTTCTAAAATTTGGGATAACGTTGGTCCTCAGATAATAGCTAGCGAAGCAGGTGCACTCTGGACTACTGCTAATGGCGAGCCTATCGACTACAGCAATCCCCTCAACCGTATCGATCAAAACTTCACTTTTTGTGTTGCAAGCCCTGCAATTCAGAAACAACTAACCGAAATCATTGCAGGACGATTAGATTAA
- a CDS encoding oligoribonuclease: MTDNTKKASLLWIDLEMTGIEPDNSKIIEVGVIATDWDMTEIATYETVIAQDQATLDQADPWVKENMAELLSKSTQGIPEAQAEQTVVDLVQKHFDLKQPVYLAGNSIHQDRRFIRKYWPKLEALLHYRMVDVSAWKVVMAHKYAVNFKKESSHRALEDIRGSIEEMKLYFEQIKD, translated from the coding sequence ATGACAGATAATACAAAAAAAGCTAGCTTATTATGGATTGATTTAGAAATGACCGGCATAGAGCCTGACAACTCAAAAATCATTGAGGTTGGGGTAATTGCGACCGATTGGGATATGACTGAAATAGCTACATATGAAACTGTTATAGCCCAAGACCAGGCCACCCTTGATCAAGCTGACCCGTGGGTAAAGGAAAACATGGCCGAATTATTAAGTAAATCAACCCAAGGAATACCAGAAGCTCAGGCCGAGCAAACCGTGGTTGATTTAGTGCAAAAGCACTTTGACCTAAAGCAACCTGTGTATTTAGCGGGCAATTCAATCCATCAGGACCGTAGATTCATTCGAAAGTACTGGCCTAAATTAGAAGCCTTGCTGCACTATCGCATGGTAGACGTTAGCGCTTGGAAAGTTGTAATGGCTCATAAATACGCCGTTAATTTTAAAAAAGAAAGCTCACACCGCGCACTTGAAGATATTCGTGGTTCTATCGAAGAAATGAAGCTATATTTCGAGCAGATCAAAGATTAA
- a CDS encoding calcium/sodium antiporter: protein MLAILSALFLLAFGFFLLIKGADVLVDGASILANKLGVSELIVGLTVVAFGTSLPELIVSLLAANDGSTGLAIGNVVGSNIANILLILGIASIIKPLTVHRVTVWREILFSMGAGGILALLVADNFIGSSDFVGLDRIDGAMLITFFVLFLYYSFGKTRVDSHANDSDDKEVASLANTFLKTFVGIVMLGFGGQLIVENASSLAESFNIADGIIGLTIVAFGTSAPELAASIAAVRNDKVDIAVGNVVGSNLFNTFWVLGLSSVIMPLQFTTETYIDVAVAAGAAALMFGLMAFAHPRHTLVNRNGYMFLVLYGIYMFSLIIRGAA, encoded by the coding sequence ATGTTAGCAATACTAAGTGCGTTATTTTTACTGGCTTTTGGATTCTTTTTACTTATTAAAGGCGCCGATGTCTTAGTGGACGGCGCGTCGATACTGGCGAATAAACTTGGGGTATCTGAGCTTATCGTTGGCCTAACTGTGGTAGCATTTGGTACTTCTCTACCAGAGCTAATCGTAAGTTTACTCGCAGCTAACGACGGCTCCACAGGGTTAGCCATTGGTAACGTTGTAGGGTCAAATATTGCCAATATATTACTTATTCTCGGTATCGCCTCAATTATTAAGCCATTAACTGTACACCGGGTTACTGTTTGGCGAGAAATATTATTCAGCATGGGTGCGGGTGGTATTTTAGCTTTATTGGTTGCAGACAACTTTATCGGTTCGAGTGATTTTGTTGGGCTAGACCGAATAGACGGCGCAATGCTCATTACGTTCTTTGTGTTGTTTTTATATTACTCATTCGGTAAAACCAGAGTCGACAGCCACGCCAACGACAGCGACGACAAAGAAGTAGCATCACTAGCGAACACATTTTTAAAAACCTTTGTCGGCATTGTAATGCTAGGTTTCGGTGGACAGCTAATAGTAGAAAACGCATCTAGTTTGGCCGAGAGTTTTAACATCGCTGATGGGATCATTGGCCTTACGATCGTAGCCTTTGGTACATCGGCACCAGAACTGGCCGCCTCCATCGCTGCTGTTAGAAATGACAAAGTCGATATTGCGGTCGGTAACGTTGTGGGGTCAAACTTGTTTAACACGTTTTGGGTTCTGGGATTGTCGTCAGTTATTATGCCCCTTCAATTTACGACTGAAACCTACATCGATGTCGCCGTCGCCGCCGGAGCTGCAGCATTGATGTTTGGCCTTATGGCTTTTGCGCACCCAAGACACACCCTTGTTAATCGAAACGGCTACATGTTCTTAGTGTTGTATGGCATATACATGTTCAGCCTTATTATTAGGGGTGCAGCGTAG
- the msrB gene encoding peptide-methionine (R)-S-oxide reductase MsrB, translating into MDEREIKNKLSPEQYRVLRENGTEAPFTGKHLNEKRDGSFICAACGTQLFSSETKFDSGSGWPSFTDPMNTENIKLIEDTSHGMVRTEVRCASCDSHLGHVFNDGPAPTGQRYCINSVCLDFKAKEGEE; encoded by the coding sequence ATGGATGAGCGAGAGATAAAGAATAAATTGAGCCCAGAACAATACCGTGTTTTGCGCGAAAACGGCACAGAAGCACCGTTTACCGGCAAGCACTTAAACGAAAAACGCGACGGCAGTTTTATATGTGCCGCTTGTGGTACCCAGTTATTTAGTAGTGAAACAAAATTTGACTCGGGTAGTGGGTGGCCTAGTTTTACCGACCCAATGAACACAGAAAATATAAAACTCATCGAAGACACAAGTCATGGTATGGTGCGAACGGAGGTTCGTTGCGCTAGTTGTGATTCGCATCTTGGACATGTTTTTAATGACGGACCAGCACCGACTGGGCAGCGCTATTGTATTAATTCAGTATGTTTAGATTTTAAAGCTAAAGAAGGAGAAGAGTAG
- a CDS encoding SRPBCC family protein yields MTFEFSIDLSGTPQEVWDFFDDPRTIYLWQPTLTNMEPVQGAPGEVGSVTKLTYTEKNRTTVILEEVITKRPPEFLENIFTDLSGSIHNKTENYFETFFDQTTWRMVVEFEFNGFLMKLLSPLLKPSIKKRTLADMQRFKYAFENRPKDPDDDKGSKKPKKSKKKKPKKSKKKSKKKK; encoded by the coding sequence ATGACCTTTGAATTTAGTATTGATTTAAGTGGAACACCCCAAGAAGTATGGGACTTCTTCGACGATCCTAGAACCATATACCTATGGCAACCAACGCTTACAAATATGGAGCCAGTTCAGGGTGCACCCGGGGAAGTTGGTTCTGTTACAAAACTTACCTACACCGAAAAAAACCGAACCACTGTTATTTTGGAAGAGGTTATCACCAAGCGACCTCCAGAGTTTTTGGAAAACATTTTTACTGATCTGTCAGGTAGCATTCATAACAAAACAGAAAATTATTTCGAGACTTTTTTTGATCAAACCACCTGGCGAATGGTAGTTGAGTTTGAGTTTAATGGGTTCTTAATGAAGCTGCTATCACCGCTCCTGAAACCTTCTATAAAAAAGCGAACATTAGCTGACATGCAACGGTTTAAATATGCCTTTGAAAACAGGCCAAAAGATCCAGATGATGATAAGGGCTCTAAAAAACCAAAAAAATCTAAAAAGAAAAAACCAAAGAAGAGCAAAAAGAAGTCAAAAAAGAAAAAATAA
- a CDS encoding NADP-dependent malic enzyme, producing MDDVKQQALDIHKKFKGKLETGLKDPVDSMEKLSLYYTPGVGAVSSYVAEHPEEARNYTQINNTVAVVSDGSAVLGLGNIGPLGALPVMEGKAVLFKSFANVDAVPIVLNTQDPDEIINIVKAIAPTYGGINLEDIKAPQCFYIEETLKQELDIPVFHDDQHGTAIVVLAGLINACKLTNRDLNDSWITVSGVGAAGVAIIKLIKQYAPKANILAVDSKGIIWSGRDDLNETKLSLIKQDLIFAEDGGDLAKAMTEADIFIGVSLGGLLKKEMVATMNKDAIIFAMANPVPEIYPDEAKQAGAAVVATGRSDFDNQVNNALVFPALFRGALDNNVKAITEEHKMAAAKALAGLIENPTPDKIIPDIFDKRILEAVSSVVK from the coding sequence ATGGACGACGTAAAACAGCAAGCACTAGATATTCATAAAAAATTCAAAGGCAAACTTGAGACCGGCCTAAAAGACCCAGTCGATTCGATGGAAAAGCTTAGTTTGTACTACACGCCAGGAGTTGGAGCGGTTAGTAGCTATGTGGCAGAGCATCCAGAAGAAGCTCGTAATTATACTCAAATCAATAATACCGTAGCAGTTGTTAGTGACGGTAGCGCGGTTTTAGGCCTTGGCAATATCGGCCCACTTGGCGCCTTGCCAGTTATGGAGGGCAAAGCCGTGTTGTTTAAAAGCTTTGCAAATGTAGATGCGGTGCCAATTGTGCTCAATACTCAAGACCCCGATGAAATAATAAATATTGTTAAAGCTATTGCTCCGACCTACGGTGGAATTAACCTTGAAGACATTAAAGCGCCGCAGTGTTTTTATATCGAAGAAACACTAAAGCAAGAGCTAGATATTCCAGTATTTCATGACGACCAACACGGAACAGCAATTGTTGTCTTGGCTGGATTAATTAATGCCTGCAAACTAACAAACCGCGACCTAAACGATAGCTGGATAACTGTGAGCGGGGTAGGGGCTGCTGGTGTGGCAATAATCAAATTAATTAAGCAATATGCACCAAAAGCCAACATATTGGCAGTCGATAGTAAGGGTATTATTTGGTCTGGTCGCGACGACCTAAATGAAACAAAATTGAGTTTAATAAAACAGGATTTAATTTTTGCCGAAGACGGCGGTGATTTAGCAAAAGCAATGACCGAAGCTGACATATTTATTGGCGTATCGCTTGGGGGATTGCTTAAAAAAGAGATGGTAGCAACCATGAACAAAGACGCTATTATTTTTGCCATGGCAAACCCTGTGCCCGAGATATACCCAGATGAAGCCAAACAAGCGGGAGCAGCCGTAGTAGCAACGGGGCGCAGCGATTTTGACAATCAAGTTAACAATGCACTAGTGTTTCCAGCACTATTTAGAGGGGCACTTGATAACAACGTAAAAGCTATTACCGAGGAACATAAAATGGCAGCAGCTAAAGCTTTGGCTGGCCTTATAGAAAACCCTACACCCGACAAAATCATTCCAGATATATTCGATAAACGAATATTAGAAGCAGTTTCTTCTGTGGTGAAATGA
- a CDS encoding ABC transporter ATP-binding protein, with the protein MAQKQKRYWDKTLKYYWQSLSGNKLRFFAMLLLAMIAVLFGDVVATYFLANLFEQLPAAVAGSRPAQDIWRLVWLSLGSIAISFLSWRTFGYVWLKVIYELPYQNSKRVMEHMLQRSYNFYTNAFGGSLVNKFNQFKWTSNDLVIIGTFELFTSLVRAIAFFIVLVILIPVVGWSLLVWIIFYVITVIALVNKKSPLSRRAVRARTKTTAYFADVVTNILTVKNFGKSELEKTKFRTVIESEKQANRRSWIFGEHIRTYQSVVSFLFRVFVLIFAVRGALNGSYSVASVIVAQFYLQQVARDVFSISKVIQDLEKRFNDAFEMVEIFEQPLLINDPENPEPIKNGKGEIHFSNVEFKYSDGEDSILENFNFKILPGQKVGLVGHSGSGKSTLTKILLRYEDIKGGEILIDGQDVRRVKQEELRSKIATVPQEPILFHRSIADNIRYGDPSASDAQVVKVAKQANAHDFIKDLPKGYETLVGERGIKLSGGEKQRVAIARAMLSKAPILLLDEATSALDSKSENLIQIALDRLMKHRTTIVIAHRLSTIRMMDRIVVMEKGKIIEDGTHDELLQKNGQYAQLWAHQAGGFLTEN; encoded by the coding sequence ATGGCTCAAAAACAAAAGCGTTATTGGGATAAAACGCTTAAATATTATTGGCAGAGCCTTAGTGGTAATAAGCTTAGGTTCTTTGCAATGCTTTTACTCGCAATGATTGCTGTGTTGTTCGGCGATGTAGTTGCCACGTATTTTTTAGCAAATTTGTTTGAACAACTACCGGCAGCAGTCGCTGGCAGTAGGCCAGCTCAAGATATATGGCGATTGGTTTGGTTGAGCCTAGGAAGCATTGCCATTTCTTTTTTGTCGTGGCGAACATTTGGCTATGTCTGGTTAAAAGTTATATACGAACTCCCGTATCAAAACTCGAAACGGGTTATGGAGCATATGCTACAGCGCAGTTATAATTTTTATACCAACGCCTTTGGCGGTTCGTTAGTTAACAAGTTCAATCAGTTTAAATGGACAAGTAACGACCTCGTAATAATTGGTACTTTCGAGCTGTTTACATCATTAGTTCGGGCAATAGCATTTTTTATTGTTCTTGTGATTTTGATTCCAGTAGTTGGATGGAGCCTGCTAGTGTGGATAATTTTTTATGTAATCACAGTTATTGCGCTTGTAAATAAAAAATCGCCCCTATCTCGGCGAGCGGTACGAGCGCGAACTAAAACCACCGCCTATTTTGCAGATGTGGTGACCAACATACTAACAGTCAAAAATTTTGGTAAAAGTGAGCTTGAAAAAACAAAGTTTAGGACTGTCATTGAAAGTGAAAAACAAGCCAATCGACGGTCATGGATTTTTGGTGAACACATTCGTACCTACCAGTCGGTTGTTAGTTTTCTGTTTCGAGTTTTCGTTTTAATCTTTGCAGTCAGGGGTGCTCTTAACGGCAGCTATTCGGTTGCGTCTGTAATAGTTGCACAATTTTATCTACAACAAGTAGCACGAGATGTGTTTTCTATTAGTAAGGTTATTCAAGATCTTGAAAAAAGATTTAACGACGCATTTGAAATGGTTGAGATTTTTGAACAACCATTACTTATAAATGATCCGGAAAATCCTGAACCAATTAAAAACGGGAAGGGTGAAATACACTTTTCTAATGTTGAGTTTAAGTACTCAGACGGAGAAGATTCGATTTTAGAAAACTTTAATTTTAAGATCTTACCAGGTCAGAAGGTTGGCTTAGTCGGTCATTCGGGAAGCGGAAAATCAACCCTAACAAAAATATTGCTTAGATACGAAGATATCAAGGGCGGTGAGATTCTTATTGACGGTCAAGACGTTCGTCGAGTTAAACAAGAGGAGTTGCGATCTAAGATCGCTACGGTCCCGCAAGAACCAATACTGTTCCACCGTTCTATAGCTGACAATATTCGCTATGGCGATCCAAGCGCTAGCGACGCTCAAGTTGTTAAAGTGGCTAAACAGGCCAACGCCCACGATTTTATTAAAGATCTACCAAAGGGCTACGAAACTTTGGTTGGTGAGCGAGGCATAAAACTTTCTGGCGGTGAAAAACAGCGGGTTGCGATCGCGCGAGCCATGCTAAGTAAAGCGCCTATTTTATTACTGGACGAAGCAACCAGTGCGTTAGATTCTAAGAGTGAAAATCTAATACAAATTGCACTCGATCGATTAATGAAGCACCGTACAACTATTGTGATCGCTCACCGGTTGAGCACTATTCGCATGATGGACAGAATAGTAGTCATGGAAAAAGGCAAGATAATCGAAGATGGAACTCATGACGAGTTGTTACAGAAAAACGGGCAGTATGCTCAACTATGGGCCCACCAAGCTGGCGGATTTTTAACAGAAAACTAA
- a CDS encoding SDR family oxidoreductase: MKHATLITGASSGIGKEFAYIAAAEGRNLVLTARSKDKLNALKKELAKMYPNQLFEVIVSDLSQPDQADQLYKTAASNYKVDVVVNNAGFGDLHSLKDADSTKLHEMIQLNCSSLVTLSKKAADDMTKNGGGHILNVASVAAFFPGPHMATYYATKAFVLSFSEAIAVELEDDNVVVSALCPGPTQSEFAATAKTNDTGVFANQSKLPTAKEVARYGWDSLMQNKTVAVHGTRNIAAVQLCRILPRKVVTRFIARSQKTS, encoded by the coding sequence ATGAAACATGCAACATTAATTACTGGTGCTTCCAGCGGAATTGGCAAAGAATTTGCCTACATTGCTGCAGCTGAAGGTCGAAACCTTGTTTTAACAGCTCGCAGTAAAGACAAATTAAACGCACTCAAAAAAGAGCTAGCTAAGATGTACCCTAACCAGCTATTTGAGGTTATAGTTAGTGACCTTAGTCAGCCTGACCAAGCCGATCAACTATATAAAACCGCAGCCTCTAATTACAAAGTTGATGTAGTGGTTAATAATGCTGGTTTCGGCGACTTGCATTCGTTGAAAGATGCAGATAGCACTAAGCTGCATGAAATGATCCAATTAAACTGCAGCTCACTTGTGACGTTATCCAAAAAAGCAGCAGACGATATGACTAAAAATGGAGGCGGACACATATTAAACGTTGCTTCGGTTGCTGCATTCTTTCCCGGCCCACATATGGCAACCTACTATGCAACCAAAGCCTTTGTACTGAGTTTTAGCGAGGCTATTGCCGTAGAGCTTGAGGATGACAACGTTGTGGTGTCAGCTTTGTGCCCTGGCCCAACCCAGTCAGAATTTGCTGCTACTGCAAAAACAAATGATACAGGTGTTTTCGCCAATCAAAGTAAACTACCAACAGCCAAAGAAGTTGCCCGCTATGGCTGGGATTCGTTAATGCAAAATAAAACTGTTGCCGTACATGGAACCCGCAACATAGCAGCTGTTCAACTATGCCGCATACTGCCACGAAAAGTTGTGACGCGCTTTATCGCACGGTCGCAAAAAACTAGCTAA
- a CDS encoding HIT domain-containing protein produces the protein MEQSETCPFDSKDTIGPDRIIRVGLTVISFLSDPKITEAHVLVVPRRHVEPPYSFANNETLEREHEISRLRRIMLRTGFDGVDVFQKSRPLVAQGHNGTKVDHYHWHVLPSRRGDELYESRLDWSQKQPLTEEDLEKWIPILRDE, from the coding sequence ATGGAACAAAGTGAAACCTGCCCATTCGACTCAAAAGACACAATTGGCCCTGATCGAATTATTCGTGTTGGCTTAACTGTCATTAGTTTTTTATCTGACCCAAAAATAACCGAAGCACATGTATTGGTTGTTCCGCGGCGTCATGTGGAGCCTCCGTACTCGTTTGCTAACAACGAAACGCTTGAGCGAGAGCACGAAATTAGCCGATTACGCCGAATAATGCTGCGTACTGGTTTTGACGGTGTTGATGTTTTTCAAAAGTCTCGACCATTAGTTGCTCAAGGGCACAATGGCACAAAGGTAGATCATTATCACTGGCATGTTTTGCCAAGCCGGCGCGGAGATGAGCTATATGAAAGCCGACTGGACTGGAGCCAGAAACAACCACTCACAGAAGAAGATCTAGAGAAATGGATTCCAATTCTGCGAGATGAATAA
- a CDS encoding DUF1761 domain-containing protein: MDVFASNGFDYILDANNINVMAVFVAAVLSFVVGGIWYYEGVFGKNWQKLVGLKKKQIESANMSVIFGSAFVLALIQALFMSSIMSGLNVRTAFEGLLFGAVIGSAFAATAVGIQYLYAQRKLELYAIDAGYILAQFSVMGLVIGLWQ, translated from the coding sequence ATGGATGTTTTTGCATCGAATGGCTTCGATTACATATTAGACGCCAACAATATTAACGTAATGGCAGTATTCGTAGCGGCAGTATTGAGTTTTGTGGTTGGGGGAATTTGGTACTACGAAGGTGTATTTGGCAAAAACTGGCAAAAACTTGTAGGCCTAAAAAAGAAGCAAATTGAAAGCGCCAACATGTCGGTGATCTTTGGTTCTGCTTTTGTGCTTGCTTTAATCCAGGCGCTGTTTATGAGCAGTATAATGAGTGGCTTGAATGTTCGTACTGCTTTCGAAGGGTTGTTATTTGGAGCTGTTATTGGCTCGGCATTTGCTGCGACTGCTGTCGGAATCCAATATTTGTATGCTCAAAGAAAACTAGAGCTCTATGCCATAGACGCTGGGTATATTTTGGCGCAATTTTCTGTCATGGGACTTGTGATTGGTTTGTGGCAGTAA